One window from the genome of Lutra lutra chromosome X, mLutLut1.2, whole genome shotgun sequence encodes:
- the TFE3 gene encoding transcription factor E3, whose translation MSHAAEPARDGVEASAEGPRAVFVLLEERRPADSAQLLSLNSLLPESGIVADIELESVLDPDSFYELKSQPLPLRSSLPISLQATPAPLSASSSAGGSRTPAMSSSSSSRVLLRQQLMRAQAQEQERRERREQAAASSFPSPAPASPAISVVGVSAGGHTLGRPPPAQVPREVLKVQTHLENPTRYHLQQARRQQVKQYLSTTLGPKLASQALTPPPGAAGAQPLPAPEAAHAAGPTGSAPNSPMALLTIGSSSEKEIDDVIDEIISLESSYNDEMLSYLPGGTAGLQLPSTLPVSGNLLDVYSSQGVATPAITVSNSCPAELPNIKREISETEAKALLKERQKKDNHNLIERRRRFNINDRIKELGTLIPKSSDPEMRWNKGTILKASVDYIRKLQKEQQRSKDLESRQRSLEQTNRSLQLRIQELELQAQIHGLPVPPTPGLLSLATTSASDSLKPEQLDIEEEGRPGTAAFHAAGGSAQSGPHQQPPAPPSDALLDLHFPSDHLGDLGDPFHLGLEDILMEEEEEGVAGGLSGALSPLRAASDPLLSSVSPAVSKASSRRSSFSMEEES comes from the exons ATGTCTCATGCGGCCGAGCCAGCTCGGGACGGCGTAGAGGCCAGCGCGGAAGGCCCTCGAGCCGTGTTCGTGCTGTTGGAGGAGCGCAGGCCAGCCGACTCGGCCCAGCTGCTCAG CCTCAACTCTTTGCTTCCGGAATCTGGGATTGTTGCTGACATCGAATTAGAAAGCGTCCTTGATCCGGACAGCTTCTACGAGCTGAAAAGCCAGCCCCTACCCCTACGTTCAAG CCTCCCAATATCACTGCAAGCCACCCCAGCTCCACTCTCTGCATCGTCTTCTGCAGGGGGCTCCAGGACCCCTGCCATGTCGTCCTCTTCTTCATCGCGGGTCTTGCTGCGGCAGCAGCTCATGCGGGCCCAGGCCCAGGAGCAGGAGAGGCGTGAGCGACGGGAACAGGCTGcagcctcttccttccccagccctgcccctgcctctcctgccatCTCAGTTGTGGGCGTCTCTGCAGGGGGCCACACACTGGGCcgtcctccccctgctcaggtgCCCAGGGAGGTGCTCAAG GTGCAGACCCACCTAGAGAACCCGACGCGCTACCACCTCCAGCAGGCACGCCGGCAGCAGGTGAAACAGTACCTGTCCACCACACTCGGCCCCAAGCTGGCTTCCCAGGCCCTCACGCCACCACCAGGAGCTGCTGGTGCCCAGCCGCTCCCAGCGCCCGAGGCTGCCCATGCTGCTGGCCCCACAGGCAGCGCCCCCAATAGTCCCATGGCGCTCCTCACCATTGGGTCCAGCTCAGAGAAGGAG atTGACGATGTCATTGATGAGATCATCAGCCTGGAATCCAGTTACAATGATGAGATGCTCAGCTATCTGCCCGGAGGCACCGCAGGGCTGCAGCTTCCCAGCACG ctgcctgtgtcagggaatctgcttgatgTGTACAGTAGTCAGGGCGTGGCCACGCCAGCCATCACTGTCAGCAACTCCTGCCCAGCTGAGCTGCCCAACATCAAACGGGAGATCTCTG AGACTGAGGCCAAGGCCCTTTTGAAGGAACGACAGAAGAAAGACAATCACAACCTAA tcGAGCGTCGCCGGCGATTCAACATTAACGACAGGATCAAGGAGCTGGGTACCCTCATCCCAAAGTCCAGTGACCC GGAGATGCGCTGGAACAAGGGCACCATCCTGAAAGCCTCTGTGGATTACATCCGCAAGTTGCAGAAGGAGCAGCAACGCTCAAAAGACCTGGAGAGCCGGCAGCGTTCGCTGGAACAGACCAACCGCAGTCTGCAGCTCCGAATTCAG GAGCTAGAATTGCAGGCACAGATCCACGGTCTGCCGGTACCTCCCACCCCGGGGCTGCTCTCCCTGGCCACAACTTCAGCCTCTGACAGCCTCAAGCCAGAGCAGCTGGACATTGAGGAGGAGGGCAGGCCAGGCACAGCAGCATTTCACGCAGCGGGGGGATCTGCCCAGAGTGGTCCCCATCAGCAGCCCCCAGCGCCACCCTCGGATGCCCTTCTGGACCTGCACTTTCCCAGCGACCACCTGGGGGATCTGGGGGACCCGTTCCACCTGGGGCTGGAGGACATtctgatggaggaggaggaggaaggggtggcGGGGGGACTGTCGGGCGCCCTGTCCCCACTGCGGGCTGCCTCTGACCCCCTGCTCTCGTCGGTCTCCCCCGCTGTCTCCAAGGCCAGCAGTCGCCGCAGCAGCTTCAGCATGGAGGAGGAGTCCTGA